A window of Rubricoccus marinus contains these coding sequences:
- a CDS encoding flavodoxin domain-containing protein, with the protein MPPSACLRSTTTPTRPEPLAPEADAIMDLHAANPDVLVLVGTQTGNSETIADAVSERLADLGFDAHLVDMAEAYPELLAEHRQIIVVMCTWSDGTFPDNGKDFEEALPVVAPDLSGVRFGIIGLGDRDYHPYYQTAAIWLGERLAEYGAQEAAPLHEIDGTPTAEDTAGALAWTDRIAQAFAHEAPAP; encoded by the coding sequence GTGCCGCCATCGGCCTGCCTCCGCTCGACGACGACTCCCACTAGACCCGAGCCTCTGGCGCCAGAGGCAGACGCAATCATGGACCTCCACGCCGCCAACCCCGACGTTCTCGTGCTCGTGGGCACGCAGACGGGCAACAGCGAGACCATTGCCGACGCCGTATCCGAGCGCCTCGCCGACCTCGGGTTCGACGCGCACCTCGTCGACATGGCCGAGGCGTACCCTGAGCTTCTGGCGGAGCACCGGCAGATCATCGTGGTGATGTGCACATGGTCCGACGGCACGTTCCCGGACAACGGGAAGGACTTCGAGGAGGCGCTACCGGTCGTCGCGCCAGACCTCAGCGGCGTCCGCTTCGGGATCATCGGGCTGGGCGACCGCGACTACCACCCGTACTACCAAACCGCCGCGATCTGGCTGGGCGAGCGGTTGGCGGAGTACGGCGCGCAAGAGGCCGCGCCCCTCCACGAGATCGACGGCACGCCAACGGCGGAGGACACGGCGGGCGCGCTCGCGTGGACCGACCGCATCGCCCAGGCCTTCGCGCACGAGGCGCCTGCACCATGA
- a CDS encoding DUF6624 domain-containing protein, with translation MRFLICVLVFCAASGAVSAQAEPANPELAAELVVIHSLDQDGRMEWMRIRKEHDGRVPHAVHEEFWSVQNKLDEANTARIAAIIAEHGWPGRSMVGEDGARTVFLVVQHAPLERQEEYLPLLEAAVASGEAEAWQLAMLTDRVLVRNDLPQRYGSQYRNDPETGERVYLPMEDPDGLDARRAAIGLPPLDDDSH, from the coding sequence ATGCGATTCCTGATCTGCGTTCTGGTCTTCTGCGCCGCCTCTGGCGCCGTCAGTGCCCAAGCAGAGCCTGCAAACCCCGAGCTTGCGGCCGAACTCGTCGTGATCCACAGCCTTGACCAAGACGGTCGCATGGAGTGGATGCGCATCCGCAAAGAGCACGACGGGAGAGTGCCCCACGCCGTACACGAGGAGTTCTGGAGCGTCCAGAACAAACTCGACGAAGCCAACACAGCCCGAATTGCCGCGATCATCGCTGAGCACGGATGGCCGGGCCGGAGCATGGTCGGCGAGGACGGCGCGCGCACCGTTTTTCTCGTCGTGCAGCACGCACCTCTCGAACGGCAGGAAGAGTATCTGCCGCTGCTCGAGGCCGCCGTCGCCTCAGGAGAGGCCGAGGCGTGGCAGCTCGCGATGCTGACCGACCGCGTCCTCGTGCGGAACGACTTGCCGCAGCGCTACGGAAGCCAGTACCGCAACGATCCGGAAACGGGCGAGCGGGTCTACCTGCCGATGGAAGACCCGGATGGCCTGGACGCGCGACGTGCCGCCATCGGCCTGCCTCCGCTCGACGACGACTCCCACTAG
- a CDS encoding zinc-dependent metalloprotease codes for MLLRFAPALVAALVIAGCSGSVPTPPEASKTPPKTEKKDEMKSFAEVTKDAETDEGLITLHLLEDGEKVLGEIPDSLFGKEILVVSRIARTAEGFAYGGTKVNTQAVRFDRVGNDALLRTIRYSVVAESGLPIAQAVRNSTFEPIIARLEGMAVRKDTSVVVDMTALFNTDIPVFGLPQGAREQYKVRSLDKDRSYIVRAAAYPENIEIRTVLTYVASEPPTNSSTGTLSVEMSHSFVGLPEDPMRPRRYDPRVGFFSISQTDYGLPTQRAEERRYITRWRLVPSDMEAYARGELVEPEKQIVYYIDPATPDVWRPYLKEGVEDWNKAFEAAGFRNAIRAADAPTPEEDPDWSPEDARYSTIRYFASDIQNAYGPHVHDPRTGEILESDIGWYHNVMNLLRNWFFVQTAAINPDARSLQFDDAVMGRLVRFVSAHEVGHTLGFPHNFISSNAYPVDSLRSPTFTATRGTAPSIMDYARFNYVAQPGDGVTTLMPDVGEYDKWVTNWGYRYFPDASGEPEEREMLQAMTREALKDPVNRYGAQGAILDPRAQSEDLGDDAVYASQLGLANLKRTVPMLLEWATEDGEDYSGLAEVYGNIAGQWNRYLGHVANNVGGVYADTKYMGDEGVVYTTVPADKQREAVQFIIQEGLQRPDWLLNRDILARIEPAGAARRVLGLQEGVVGRLLSFDRLSRMEEQLWTDSDAYAPMELMADLRAGVWTELSSGADIDATRRALQRAHVEALEGLLTTDQSRSTSIPGGGSFDTLPGGRSDVRALARGELMTVRETAAGALRRYRNDRMGRLHLEDIIARVDNALDPDNDEG; via the coding sequence ATGTTGCTTCGCTTCGCTCCAGCCCTCGTGGCTGCCCTCGTCATCGCCGGGTGCTCGGGCTCTGTGCCCACCCCGCCGGAGGCTTCCAAGACGCCGCCCAAAACCGAGAAAAAGGACGAGATGAAGTCCTTCGCCGAGGTCACCAAGGACGCGGAGACCGATGAAGGCCTCATCACGCTGCACCTCTTGGAGGACGGCGAAAAGGTGCTCGGGGAGATCCCGGACTCGCTGTTCGGCAAGGAAATCCTCGTCGTGAGCCGCATCGCGCGGACGGCAGAAGGCTTCGCCTACGGCGGCACCAAGGTCAACACGCAGGCCGTCCGCTTCGACCGCGTCGGCAACGACGCGCTCCTGCGCACCATCCGGTACTCCGTCGTGGCAGAGAGCGGCCTGCCCATCGCGCAGGCCGTGCGCAACAGCACGTTCGAGCCCATCATCGCGCGGCTGGAAGGCATGGCGGTCCGCAAGGACACGTCGGTCGTGGTGGACATGACCGCGTTGTTCAACACGGACATCCCCGTGTTCGGGCTGCCGCAGGGCGCTCGCGAGCAGTACAAGGTGCGCAGCCTGGACAAGGACCGCTCCTACATCGTGCGCGCGGCGGCCTACCCGGAGAACATCGAGATCCGGACCGTCCTCACCTACGTCGCCTCCGAGCCGCCGACGAACTCCTCGACGGGCACACTCTCGGTCGAGATGTCGCACTCGTTCGTGGGACTCCCGGAGGACCCGATGCGGCCCCGCCGCTACGACCCTCGCGTCGGCTTCTTCTCCATCTCGCAGACCGACTACGGCCTCCCCACGCAGCGCGCCGAGGAGCGCCGCTACATCACGCGCTGGCGCTTGGTCCCGAGCGACATGGAGGCCTACGCCAGAGGCGAACTCGTGGAGCCGGAGAAGCAGATCGTGTACTACATCGACCCGGCCACGCCGGACGTGTGGCGCCCGTACCTGAAGGAGGGCGTCGAGGACTGGAACAAGGCGTTCGAGGCCGCGGGCTTCCGCAACGCCATCCGCGCCGCCGACGCGCCGACGCCGGAGGAGGACCCGGACTGGAGCCCGGAGGACGCGCGCTACAGCACGATCCGCTACTTCGCGAGCGACATCCAGAACGCCTACGGACCGCACGTCCACGACCCCCGCACGGGTGAGATCCTGGAGTCCGACATCGGCTGGTACCACAACGTGATGAACCTGCTCCGCAACTGGTTCTTCGTGCAGACGGCCGCTATCAACCCCGACGCCAGAAGCCTGCAGTTCGACGACGCCGTGATGGGCCGCCTCGTCCGGTTCGTGTCCGCGCACGAGGTGGGCCACACGCTGGGCTTCCCGCACAACTTTATCTCGTCCAACGCCTACCCGGTGGACAGCCTCCGCAGCCCGACGTTTACCGCCACGCGCGGCACGGCGCCGAGCATCATGGACTACGCGCGCTTCAACTACGTCGCGCAGCCCGGTGATGGCGTGACCACGCTCATGCCTGACGTGGGCGAGTACGACAAGTGGGTCACCAACTGGGGCTACCGCTATTTCCCGGACGCCTCTGGCGAGCCCGAGGAGCGCGAGATGCTTCAGGCGATGACGCGCGAGGCGCTAAAGGACCCCGTCAACCGCTACGGCGCGCAGGGCGCGATCCTCGATCCCCGGGCGCAGTCCGAGGACCTGGGCGATGACGCGGTGTACGCTTCGCAGCTTGGCCTCGCCAACCTCAAGCGCACCGTCCCGATGCTCCTGGAGTGGGCGACCGAGGACGGCGAGGACTACTCCGGCCTGGCAGAGGTCTACGGCAACATCGCCGGGCAGTGGAACCGGTACCTCGGCCACGTCGCCAACAACGTGGGCGGCGTCTACGCCGACACGAAGTACATGGGCGACGAGGGCGTGGTGTACACCACCGTCCCCGCTGACAAGCAGCGCGAGGCCGTGCAGTTCATCATCCAGGAGGGCCTGCAGCGTCCGGACTGGCTGCTGAACCGCGACATCCTCGCGCGGATCGAGCCGGCGGGCGCCGCCCGCCGCGTACTCGGCCTGCAGGAGGGCGTCGTTGGCCGCCTGCTCAGCTTCGACCGCCTCTCGCGCATGGAGGAGCAGCTGTGGACCGATTCGGACGCGTACGCGCCGATGGAGCTCATGGCTGACCTCCGCGCCGGCGTCTGGACCGAGCTGTCCTCTGGCGCCGACATCGACGCCACGCGCCGCGCGCTCCAGCGGGCACACGTGGAAGCCCTTGAAGGCCTGCTCACGACCGACCAGTCGCGCTCGACCTCCATCCCCGGAGGCGGCAGCTTCGACACGCTCCCGGGCGGTCGTTCCGACGTGCGCGCGCTCGCCCGTGGCGAACTCATGACGGTCCGCGAGACGGCTGCGGGTGCGCTCCGCCGCTACCGCAACGACCGGATGGGACGCCTGCACCTCGAAGACATCATCGCGCGCGTGGACAACGCGCTCGATCCAGACAACGACGAGGGCTAG
- a CDS encoding type IX secretion system plug protein domain-containing protein → MTQRLATVLAALLTLAACSVPEGTDGFSPEADPALPIATDARIGTLQLYQTGDEVSMPILSLREPRTLTLEFDILDDLGPRSLDIEFRRIDREGGTDLLPTEYLTAFDRDDILDAEPSGATGIPYTHYSYSFPNASIGFKLGGEYALRVSESGGAALFEMPFFVSEDLVRTELLLGTRLAETGAVGDAIQPAARLTPQGSLSREDAFRFTVCFARNGNVRALRCAPEPSLAEQAIYGFYLPRAQAFPPAEPLYALDLGGLNINEEVRELNVGTIPPEAVLEVDQAAFGGEFLDPGLLTAAEIDGAFFDAGRPDSDGEYVETLFRYEPQTRSPVTGPVYLQGVFTSGAAPARTRMTWVPEFNRYEGTFLVKQGRYAYQYAAPRATPRQRPIALGQPTVFTAFVFFEDLTRFTQRLVGVESVVAR, encoded by the coding sequence ATGACGCAACGCCTTGCCACCGTCCTTGCTGCGCTCCTCACCCTCGCGGCCTGCTCGGTGCCTGAGGGCACGGACGGGTTCTCGCCAGAGGCGGACCCGGCCCTCCCGATCGCCACGGACGCGCGCATCGGCACGCTCCAACTCTACCAAACCGGCGATGAGGTCTCGATGCCGATCCTCTCGCTCCGCGAGCCGCGGACGCTCACGCTGGAGTTCGACATTCTGGACGATCTCGGCCCGCGGTCGCTGGACATCGAGTTCCGCCGCATCGACCGAGAGGGCGGCACGGACCTGCTCCCGACCGAGTACCTGACGGCCTTCGACCGCGACGATATCCTCGACGCCGAGCCCTCTGGCGCGACGGGGATCCCGTACACGCATTACAGCTACAGCTTTCCCAACGCCTCGATCGGGTTCAAGCTTGGGGGGGAGTACGCGCTCCGCGTGAGCGAATCGGGCGGCGCGGCGCTGTTCGAGATGCCGTTCTTCGTCTCCGAGGACCTCGTGCGGACCGAACTGCTGCTGGGAACGCGGCTGGCCGAAACGGGCGCCGTTGGGGACGCGATCCAGCCCGCCGCTCGGCTGACGCCCCAGGGTTCACTGAGCCGTGAGGACGCCTTCCGCTTCACGGTCTGCTTTGCCCGCAACGGCAACGTCCGTGCGCTCCGGTGCGCGCCGGAGCCCTCGCTCGCGGAACAGGCCATCTACGGGTTCTACCTCCCTCGAGCGCAGGCTTTCCCACCCGCGGAGCCGCTCTACGCTCTGGACCTCGGCGGGCTCAACATCAACGAGGAGGTGCGCGAGCTCAACGTGGGCACGATCCCGCCAGAGGCCGTTCTCGAAGTGGACCAGGCCGCCTTCGGCGGGGAGTTCCTAGACCCCGGCCTGCTCACCGCCGCCGAAATCGACGGCGCGTTTTTCGACGCCGGCCGCCCGGACTCCGATGGGGAGTACGTGGAGACGCTGTTCCGCTACGAGCCGCAAACGCGGAGCCCGGTCACCGGGCCGGTCTACCTTCAGGGCGTGTTCACCTCTGGCGCTGCCCCGGCCCGCACGCGCATGACGTGGGTGCCCGAGTTCAACCGCTACGAGGGCACGTTCCTCGTCAAGCAGGGCCGCTACGCCTACCAGTACGCCGCCCCGCGCGCCACGCCGCGCCAGAGGCCCATCGCGCTGGGCCAGCCGACCGTGTTCACCGCCTTCGTGTTCTTCGAAGACCTCACGCGCTTCACGCAGCGCTTGGTTGGGGTCGAGAGTGTCGTCGCCCGCTAG
- a CDS encoding DUF3078 domain-containing protein — MKRLPVLFLVLFSAAAAAQPSAPDTLEAADGWLRDLTLQFAGSQAQYSNWQEGGIDAVAFSARSEGIFYRVSGGLRQAHEVRLALGLLKQDTLGFRKSDDIARYAYGLEVETGGPFRPSLSLAARTQFIAGYDYSPEAGEYPDLPRETEGRVKVADAFAPLVLSQSAGVVYDPGAGFTARVGLGLKETYVGIERLRAIYGNSPDEAFRVQAGLDSELRYRREIVENVTLSSRLMAFQAFNQLGNQAPDILFENRLTMNVNSFLNVTLDAAALYDRDVTEDVQLRQSLAVGLAFSLL, encoded by the coding sequence GTGAAGCGTCTTCCTGTCCTCTTCCTCGTCCTCTTTTCTGCCGCCGCCGCGGCGCAGCCGAGCGCGCCCGATACGCTCGAAGCCGCCGACGGCTGGCTACGTGATCTCACCCTCCAGTTCGCGGGCTCCCAAGCCCAGTACAGCAACTGGCAAGAAGGGGGGATCGACGCTGTCGCGTTCTCCGCGCGCTCGGAAGGCATCTTCTACCGCGTGAGCGGCGGGCTCCGGCAGGCCCACGAGGTGCGTCTGGCGCTCGGTTTACTCAAGCAAGACACGCTGGGCTTCCGCAAGTCCGACGACATCGCGCGGTACGCCTACGGGCTCGAAGTGGAGACGGGCGGCCCGTTCCGGCCGTCGCTCTCTCTCGCCGCCCGGACCCAGTTCATCGCGGGCTACGACTACTCGCCAGAGGCCGGGGAGTACCCGGACCTGCCTCGCGAGACCGAAGGGCGCGTCAAGGTCGCCGATGCGTTCGCGCCGCTCGTCCTCTCGCAGTCGGCTGGCGTCGTCTATGACCCGGGCGCGGGCTTTACCGCTCGGGTGGGCCTCGGGCTGAAGGAGACCTACGTCGGGATCGAGCGGTTGCGCGCGATCTACGGCAATAGTCCGGATGAGGCGTTCCGCGTGCAGGCCGGACTGGATTCCGAGCTCCGGTACCGCCGCGAGATCGTCGAGAACGTGACGCTCTCCAGCCGGTTGATGGCATTCCAGGCGTTCAACCAACTGGGTAACCAGGCGCCAGACATTCTCTTCGAGAACCGCCTCACGATGAACGTCAACTCGTTTCTCAACGTCACGCTGGACGCCGCGGCGCTGTACGACCGCGACGTGACCGAGGACGTGCAGCTGCGGCAGTCCCTCGCGGTCGGGCTCGCGTTTTCGCTGCTCTAG
- a CDS encoding histone H1, with translation MANHYDDLKEMLENSEDDFKKFYEKGNKAAGTRIRKTMQEIKAKAQDIRNDVQEKKNAE, from the coding sequence ATGGCTAACCACTACGACGACCTCAAGGAGATGCTCGAGAACTCCGAGGACGACTTCAAGAAGTTCTACGAAAAGGGCAACAAGGCAGCCGGCACCCGCATCCGCAAGACGATGCAGGAGATCAAGGCTAAGGCCCAGGACATCCGCAACGACGTCCAGGAGAAGAAGAACGCGGAGTAA